A single region of the Thunnus maccoyii chromosome 10, fThuMac1.1, whole genome shotgun sequence genome encodes:
- the LOC121905273 gene encoding uncharacterized protein LOC121905273 isoform X1 produces MSGHFLLSFCVLGYLFSNVRAWVVKMPSHIKGMKGSCLVIPCTFDYYQYPPMRPDRVVWYQYVNRGYPLVYDNWYPNAVIWIFNGKTSKYPSTYGKDCSLQINPVDWHHHRQKIYPWVDPENVGKSTYRFYDTTVTIEVVDRAEEPEIMISGDMKVGQSVTVQCSVYHTCPTYPPKLSLNIPGRTRLTHSSLSDGTSKTTLTIKLNIVRDQQTVECDVRHTGGRTAKASRTFYAQCSILPLTISDTSEEFLEGYPKKITCTSSYTCSQHKPTLTWNDGSMPASTTDIKSGNAQWQTVSTLTFTASTNDHGRSLTCYARFNGGETQQTSITLRVKRNMLSRGWSFTTPGSITGMRGSCVIIPCRFTYSTSQPADLQVIWFLYQSNGYPPVFSQRQDVISKFRGITSLTGSVSEGNCSLKIESLEMSHNQERLYPWVDKNPITSYHTQGFTFYDKTTQLIVSDHAQDPQLSLNGIPRVGEQSTVSCSVQHTCLSLPPILSLSGIPGTDHVMDTLVSDEIWERKVERTWSVTEENQGVKCTVSYHGGQKATSELKLNVQCPYDDIRMDEWQGEATEGVAKSVICSVSYKCEKNTPNIVWNYKDMQYSLHTEEISSNTYKTVSNLTFIGSLEDDGKSLTCTARFITGETSDSVTLHIKKYEKPIEETDPHERDMLSNLAADVPFRFTALTRSCVVIPCSFEHHEVLPMTRGIWSKKAGGVVYHNGKSNVLDHFKDRTKLLGHLQEGNCSLEIDDIKPFDNGPFCFHAERGNDGYKFNNSCVFIVMKASPEKPVMTPVPAEVDAGSTITVSCSVTHTCSSHPPVFSWSVHELTTEVTHTWTPQGIWETTSTITFTAAGGDGPQDLTCTAMFWRGKQQASTVKLNVKGSLMYQLRRSLPVATPVSILVLIIITLAAVFGVVIYRRRRHTDDSMRPPPRPEKRRSLWGRLSRHSIWSRFSRRADDGRIGWQAERKPKNNTTTINYDPPISKRFPSPKDNRRPPRPAKPEVNYAVDYQVYGNI; encoded by the exons ATGTCTGGCCATTTCCTCCTGAGCTTCTGTGTTCTAG GATACCTTTTCAGCAATGTCAGGGCTTGGGTTGTAAAGATGCCAAGCCATATCAAAGGGATGAAGGGTTCCTGCCTTGTCATCCCTTGCACATTTGACTACTATCAATACCCACCCATGAGACCAGACCGTGTGGTTTGGTACCAGTATGTGAACCGCGGATATCCTTTGGTTTATGACAATTGGTATCCAAATGCTGTCATTTGGATATTTAACGGCAAAACAAGTAAATATCCCTCTACATATGGCAAAGACTGCAGTCTTCAAATCAACCCAGTGGATTGGCATCACCACAGACAGAAGATCTACCCCTGGGTAGATCCAGAGAATGTTGGGAAGAGTACCTACCGATTCTATGATACAACTGTAACAATTGAAGTAGTGG ACAGGGCAGAGGAACCAGAAATTATGATCTCTGGAGACATGAAGGTGGGACAGTCTGTGACAGTGCAATGCAGTGTTTATCACACCTGTCCCACATATCCACCAAAGCTGAGTCTCAACATCCCAGGACGCACCCGTCTCACTCATAGTTCCCTGTCTGATGGCACATCCAAAACCACCTTGACAATCAAGCTGAACATAGTGAGAGACCAGCAAACTGTGGAGTGTGACGTTCGACACACTGGTGGTCGCACTGCAAAAGCGTCTCGAACCTTTTATgctcagt GCTCCATTTTACCACTGACTATCAGCGATACATCAGAAGAATTTCTTGAGGGATATCCCAAAAAAATAACCTGCACTTCCTCATACACATGCTCTCAACATAAACCAACTCTCACATGGAACGATGGTAGCATGCCAGCCTCCACTACTGACATCAAGAGTGGAAATGCTCAGTGGCAAACTGTCTCCACGCTGACATTCACAGCATCAACTAATGACCATGGAAGATCTCTGACATGCTATGCACGCTTCAATGGAGGAGAGACGCAGCAAACAAGCATTACCCTACGAGTTAAGA GAAATATGCTGTCCCGGGGTTGGTCCTTCACCACCCCTGGCAGCATCACAGGTATGAGAGGTTCCTGTGTCATCATTCCTTGCAGATTCACTTACAGTACCTCTCAACCTGCTGACCTCCAAGTTATATGGTTCTTGTACCAGAGCAATGGATACCCACCTGTATTTAGCCAAAGACAGGATGTTATTAGTAAGTTTCGTGGGATAACCAGCTTGACTGGATCTGTGAGCGAGGGGAATTGTAGTCTTAAGATTGAGAGCCTAGAGATGTCACACAACCAGGAGAGACTTTATCCATGGGTGGATAAGAACCCAATTACCTCCTACCACACCCAAGGTTTCACATTTTATGATAAAACGACTCAACTTATTGTTTCAG ACCATGCCCAGGACCCACAGCTGAGTCTCAATGGTATCCCCAGGGTGGGAGAGCAGAGCACAGTGTCCTGCAGTGTGCAGCAtacatgtctctctcttccacCCATCCTGAGTCTATCTGGCATACCTGGAACCGACCATGTTATGGACACTCTGGTATCTGATGAGATTTGGGAGAGGAAAGTGGAGCGAACATGGAGTGTAACAGAGGAAAACCAGGGTGTGAAGTGTACTGTTAGTTACCATGGTGGTCAGAAAGCCACAAGTGAGCTCAAGCTCAATGTCCAAT GTCCGTATGACGACATCAGGATGGATGAGTGGCAAGGCGAGGCGACAGAGGGTGTGGCAAAGAGTGTGATTTGCTCTGTTTCCTACAAGTGCGagaaaaatacaccaaacaTTGTGTGGAATTACAAAGACATGCAGTATTCATTACACACTGAAGAAATCTCTAGCAACACCTACAAAACAGTGTCAAATCTAACCTTCATTGGCTCTCTAGAGGATGATGGTAAATCTTTGACCTGCACTGCTCGGTTTATCACTGGGGAGACTTCAGACTCTGTAACACTTCATATAAAAA AATATGAAAAACCAATTGAAGAAACAGATCCACATGAAAGAGACA TGTTGAGCAATCTGGCTGCTGACGTTCCTTTCAGATTCACCGCCCTAACCCGCTCCTGTGTGGTGATTCCCTGCAGCTTCGAGCACCACGAGGTTCTGCCTATGACACGTGGGATCTGGTCCAAAAAAGCCGGGGGTGTTGTCTATCATAATGGCAAGAGCAATGTGCTTGACCATTTCAAGGATCGCACCAAACTATTAGGACATCTGCAGGAGGGAAACTGCTCACTAGAGATTGATGACATCAAGCCCTTTGACAATGGGCCCTTCTGTTTCCAtgcagagagaggaaacgaTGGATACAAATTCAacaacagctgtgtttttattgttatgaaaG CTTCCCCAGAAAAACCAGTGATGACCCCAGTCCCAGCAGAAGTCGATGCTGGCTCTACAATCACTGTCTCGTGTTCTGTAACGCACACATGTTCCTCACATCCTCCAGTGTTCTCATGGAGTGTCCATGAACTCACCACTGAGGTCACACACACCTGGACGCCGCAAGGCATCTGGGAGACAACTTCCACAATCACTTTcacagctgctggaggagacgGACCCCAAGACCTAACTTGCACTGCCATGTTCTGGCGTGGAAAGCAACAAGCCAGCACAGTTAAACTGAATGTGAAGG GATCCCTGATGTACCAGTTGAGAAGAAGTCTCCCAGTAGCTACTCCAGTCTCAATTCTAGTTCTGATTATTATCACCTTAGCTGCAGTGTTTGGAGTGGTCATCTATAGGAGAAG GAGGCATACTGATGATTCTATGAGACCACCTCCTCGACCAGAGAAAAG GAGATCGCTATGGGGTAGATTATCCAG
- the LOC121905273 gene encoding uncharacterized protein LOC121905273 isoform X2 yields the protein MSGHFLLSFCVLGYLFSNVRAWVVKMPSHIKGMKGSCLVIPCTFDYYQYPPMRPDRVVWYQYVNRGYPLVYDNWYPNAVIWIFNGKTSKYPSTYGKDCSLQINPVDWHHHRQKIYPWVDPENVGKSTYRFYDTTVTIEVVDRAEEPEIMISGDMKVGQSVTVQCSVYHTCPTYPPKLSLNIPGRTRLTHSSLSDGTSKTTLTIKLNIVRDQQTVECDVRHTGGRTAKASRTFYAQCSILPLTISDTSEEFLEGYPKKITCTSSYTCSQHKPTLTWNDGSMPASTTDIKSGNAQWQTVSTLTFTASTNDHGRSLTCYARFNGGETQQTSITLRVKRNMLSRGWSFTTPGSITGMRGSCVIIPCRFTYSTSQPADLQVIWFLYQSNGYPPVFSQRQDVISKFRGITSLTGSVSEGNCSLKIESLEMSHNQERLYPWVDKNPITSYHTQGFTFYDKTTQLIVSDHAQDPQLSLNGIPRVGEQSTVSCSVQHTCLSLPPILSLSGIPGTDHVMDTLVSDEIWERKVERTWSVTEENQGVKCTVSYHGGQKATSELKLNVQCPYDDIRMDEWQGEATEGVAKSVICSVSYKCEKNTPNIVWNYKDMQYSLHTEEISSNTYKTVSNLTFIGSLEDDGKSLTCTARFITGETSDSVTLHIKKYEKPIEETDPHERDMLSNLAADVPFRFTALTRSCVVIPCSFEHHEVLPMTRGIWSKKAGGVVYHNGKSNVLDHFKDRTKLLGHLQEGNCSLEIDDIKPFDNGPFCFHAERGNDGYKFNNSCVFIVMKASPEKPVMTPVPAEVDAGSTITVSCSVTHTCSSHPPVFSWSVHELTTEVTHTWTPQGIWETTSTITFTAAGGDGPQDLTCTAMFWRGKQQASTVKLNVKGSLMYQLRRSLPVATPVSILVLIIITLAAVFGVVIYRRRRHTDDSMRPPPRPEKRRSLWGRLSRHSIWSRFSRADDGRIGWQAERKPKNNTTTINYDPPISKRFPSPKDNRRPPRPAKPEVNYAVDYQVYGNI from the exons ATGTCTGGCCATTTCCTCCTGAGCTTCTGTGTTCTAG GATACCTTTTCAGCAATGTCAGGGCTTGGGTTGTAAAGATGCCAAGCCATATCAAAGGGATGAAGGGTTCCTGCCTTGTCATCCCTTGCACATTTGACTACTATCAATACCCACCCATGAGACCAGACCGTGTGGTTTGGTACCAGTATGTGAACCGCGGATATCCTTTGGTTTATGACAATTGGTATCCAAATGCTGTCATTTGGATATTTAACGGCAAAACAAGTAAATATCCCTCTACATATGGCAAAGACTGCAGTCTTCAAATCAACCCAGTGGATTGGCATCACCACAGACAGAAGATCTACCCCTGGGTAGATCCAGAGAATGTTGGGAAGAGTACCTACCGATTCTATGATACAACTGTAACAATTGAAGTAGTGG ACAGGGCAGAGGAACCAGAAATTATGATCTCTGGAGACATGAAGGTGGGACAGTCTGTGACAGTGCAATGCAGTGTTTATCACACCTGTCCCACATATCCACCAAAGCTGAGTCTCAACATCCCAGGACGCACCCGTCTCACTCATAGTTCCCTGTCTGATGGCACATCCAAAACCACCTTGACAATCAAGCTGAACATAGTGAGAGACCAGCAAACTGTGGAGTGTGACGTTCGACACACTGGTGGTCGCACTGCAAAAGCGTCTCGAACCTTTTATgctcagt GCTCCATTTTACCACTGACTATCAGCGATACATCAGAAGAATTTCTTGAGGGATATCCCAAAAAAATAACCTGCACTTCCTCATACACATGCTCTCAACATAAACCAACTCTCACATGGAACGATGGTAGCATGCCAGCCTCCACTACTGACATCAAGAGTGGAAATGCTCAGTGGCAAACTGTCTCCACGCTGACATTCACAGCATCAACTAATGACCATGGAAGATCTCTGACATGCTATGCACGCTTCAATGGAGGAGAGACGCAGCAAACAAGCATTACCCTACGAGTTAAGA GAAATATGCTGTCCCGGGGTTGGTCCTTCACCACCCCTGGCAGCATCACAGGTATGAGAGGTTCCTGTGTCATCATTCCTTGCAGATTCACTTACAGTACCTCTCAACCTGCTGACCTCCAAGTTATATGGTTCTTGTACCAGAGCAATGGATACCCACCTGTATTTAGCCAAAGACAGGATGTTATTAGTAAGTTTCGTGGGATAACCAGCTTGACTGGATCTGTGAGCGAGGGGAATTGTAGTCTTAAGATTGAGAGCCTAGAGATGTCACACAACCAGGAGAGACTTTATCCATGGGTGGATAAGAACCCAATTACCTCCTACCACACCCAAGGTTTCACATTTTATGATAAAACGACTCAACTTATTGTTTCAG ACCATGCCCAGGACCCACAGCTGAGTCTCAATGGTATCCCCAGGGTGGGAGAGCAGAGCACAGTGTCCTGCAGTGTGCAGCAtacatgtctctctcttccacCCATCCTGAGTCTATCTGGCATACCTGGAACCGACCATGTTATGGACACTCTGGTATCTGATGAGATTTGGGAGAGGAAAGTGGAGCGAACATGGAGTGTAACAGAGGAAAACCAGGGTGTGAAGTGTACTGTTAGTTACCATGGTGGTCAGAAAGCCACAAGTGAGCTCAAGCTCAATGTCCAAT GTCCGTATGACGACATCAGGATGGATGAGTGGCAAGGCGAGGCGACAGAGGGTGTGGCAAAGAGTGTGATTTGCTCTGTTTCCTACAAGTGCGagaaaaatacaccaaacaTTGTGTGGAATTACAAAGACATGCAGTATTCATTACACACTGAAGAAATCTCTAGCAACACCTACAAAACAGTGTCAAATCTAACCTTCATTGGCTCTCTAGAGGATGATGGTAAATCTTTGACCTGCACTGCTCGGTTTATCACTGGGGAGACTTCAGACTCTGTAACACTTCATATAAAAA AATATGAAAAACCAATTGAAGAAACAGATCCACATGAAAGAGACA TGTTGAGCAATCTGGCTGCTGACGTTCCTTTCAGATTCACCGCCCTAACCCGCTCCTGTGTGGTGATTCCCTGCAGCTTCGAGCACCACGAGGTTCTGCCTATGACACGTGGGATCTGGTCCAAAAAAGCCGGGGGTGTTGTCTATCATAATGGCAAGAGCAATGTGCTTGACCATTTCAAGGATCGCACCAAACTATTAGGACATCTGCAGGAGGGAAACTGCTCACTAGAGATTGATGACATCAAGCCCTTTGACAATGGGCCCTTCTGTTTCCAtgcagagagaggaaacgaTGGATACAAATTCAacaacagctgtgtttttattgttatgaaaG CTTCCCCAGAAAAACCAGTGATGACCCCAGTCCCAGCAGAAGTCGATGCTGGCTCTACAATCACTGTCTCGTGTTCTGTAACGCACACATGTTCCTCACATCCTCCAGTGTTCTCATGGAGTGTCCATGAACTCACCACTGAGGTCACACACACCTGGACGCCGCAAGGCATCTGGGAGACAACTTCCACAATCACTTTcacagctgctggaggagacgGACCCCAAGACCTAACTTGCACTGCCATGTTCTGGCGTGGAAAGCAACAAGCCAGCACAGTTAAACTGAATGTGAAGG GATCCCTGATGTACCAGTTGAGAAGAAGTCTCCCAGTAGCTACTCCAGTCTCAATTCTAGTTCTGATTATTATCACCTTAGCTGCAGTGTTTGGAGTGGTCATCTATAGGAGAAG GAGGCATACTGATGATTCTATGAGACCACCTCCTCGACCAGAGAAAAG GAGATCGCTATGGGGTAGATTATCCAG
- the LOC121905273 gene encoding uncharacterized protein LOC121905273 isoform X4, translated as MSGHFLLSFCVLGYLFSNVRAWVVKMPSHIKGMKGSCLVIPCTFDYYQYPPMRPDRVVWYQYVNRGYPLVYDNWYPNAVIWIFNGKTSKYPSTYGKDCSLQINPVDWHHHRQKIYPWVDPENVGKSTYRFYDTTVTIEVVDRAEEPEIMISGDMKVGQSVTVQCSVYHTCPTYPPKLSLNIPGRTRLTHSSLSDGTSKTTLTIKLNIVRDQQTVECDVRHTGGRTAKASRTFYAQCSILPLTISDTSEEFLEGYPKKITCTSSYTCSQHKPTLTWNDGSMPASTTDIKSGNAQWQTVSTLTFTASTNDHGRSLTCYARFNGGETQQTSITLRVKRNMLSRGWSFTTPGSITGMRGSCVIIPCRFTYSTSQPADLQVIWFLYQSNGYPPVFSQRQDVISKFRGITSLTGSVSEGNCSLKIESLEMSHNQERLYPWVDKNPITSYHTQGFTFYDKTTQLIVSDHAQDPQLSLNGIPRVGEQSTVSCSVQHTCLSLPPILSLSGIPGTDHVMDTLVSDEIWERKVERTWSVTEENQGVKCTVSYHGGQKATSELKLNVQCPYDDIRMDEWQGEATEGVAKSVICSVSYKCEKNTPNIVWNYKDMQYSLHTEEISSNTYKTVSNLTFIGSLEDDGKSLTCTARFITGETSDSVTLHIKKYEKPIEETDPHERDMLSNLAADVPFRFTALTRSCVVIPCSFEHHEVLPMTRGIWSKKAGGVVYHNGKSNVLDHFKDRTKLLGHLQEGNCSLEIDDIKPFDNGPFCFHAERGNDGYKFNNSCVFIVMKASPEKPVMTPVPAEVDAGSTITVSCSVTHTCSSHPPVFSWSVHELTTEVTHTWTPQGIWETTSTITFTAAGGDGPQDLTCTAMFWRGKQQASTVKLNVKGSLMYQLRRSLPVATPVSILVLIIITLAAVFGVVIYRRRRHTDDSMRPPPRPEKRFDRKGFAV; from the exons ATGTCTGGCCATTTCCTCCTGAGCTTCTGTGTTCTAG GATACCTTTTCAGCAATGTCAGGGCTTGGGTTGTAAAGATGCCAAGCCATATCAAAGGGATGAAGGGTTCCTGCCTTGTCATCCCTTGCACATTTGACTACTATCAATACCCACCCATGAGACCAGACCGTGTGGTTTGGTACCAGTATGTGAACCGCGGATATCCTTTGGTTTATGACAATTGGTATCCAAATGCTGTCATTTGGATATTTAACGGCAAAACAAGTAAATATCCCTCTACATATGGCAAAGACTGCAGTCTTCAAATCAACCCAGTGGATTGGCATCACCACAGACAGAAGATCTACCCCTGGGTAGATCCAGAGAATGTTGGGAAGAGTACCTACCGATTCTATGATACAACTGTAACAATTGAAGTAGTGG ACAGGGCAGAGGAACCAGAAATTATGATCTCTGGAGACATGAAGGTGGGACAGTCTGTGACAGTGCAATGCAGTGTTTATCACACCTGTCCCACATATCCACCAAAGCTGAGTCTCAACATCCCAGGACGCACCCGTCTCACTCATAGTTCCCTGTCTGATGGCACATCCAAAACCACCTTGACAATCAAGCTGAACATAGTGAGAGACCAGCAAACTGTGGAGTGTGACGTTCGACACACTGGTGGTCGCACTGCAAAAGCGTCTCGAACCTTTTATgctcagt GCTCCATTTTACCACTGACTATCAGCGATACATCAGAAGAATTTCTTGAGGGATATCCCAAAAAAATAACCTGCACTTCCTCATACACATGCTCTCAACATAAACCAACTCTCACATGGAACGATGGTAGCATGCCAGCCTCCACTACTGACATCAAGAGTGGAAATGCTCAGTGGCAAACTGTCTCCACGCTGACATTCACAGCATCAACTAATGACCATGGAAGATCTCTGACATGCTATGCACGCTTCAATGGAGGAGAGACGCAGCAAACAAGCATTACCCTACGAGTTAAGA GAAATATGCTGTCCCGGGGTTGGTCCTTCACCACCCCTGGCAGCATCACAGGTATGAGAGGTTCCTGTGTCATCATTCCTTGCAGATTCACTTACAGTACCTCTCAACCTGCTGACCTCCAAGTTATATGGTTCTTGTACCAGAGCAATGGATACCCACCTGTATTTAGCCAAAGACAGGATGTTATTAGTAAGTTTCGTGGGATAACCAGCTTGACTGGATCTGTGAGCGAGGGGAATTGTAGTCTTAAGATTGAGAGCCTAGAGATGTCACACAACCAGGAGAGACTTTATCCATGGGTGGATAAGAACCCAATTACCTCCTACCACACCCAAGGTTTCACATTTTATGATAAAACGACTCAACTTATTGTTTCAG ACCATGCCCAGGACCCACAGCTGAGTCTCAATGGTATCCCCAGGGTGGGAGAGCAGAGCACAGTGTCCTGCAGTGTGCAGCAtacatgtctctctcttccacCCATCCTGAGTCTATCTGGCATACCTGGAACCGACCATGTTATGGACACTCTGGTATCTGATGAGATTTGGGAGAGGAAAGTGGAGCGAACATGGAGTGTAACAGAGGAAAACCAGGGTGTGAAGTGTACTGTTAGTTACCATGGTGGTCAGAAAGCCACAAGTGAGCTCAAGCTCAATGTCCAAT GTCCGTATGACGACATCAGGATGGATGAGTGGCAAGGCGAGGCGACAGAGGGTGTGGCAAAGAGTGTGATTTGCTCTGTTTCCTACAAGTGCGagaaaaatacaccaaacaTTGTGTGGAATTACAAAGACATGCAGTATTCATTACACACTGAAGAAATCTCTAGCAACACCTACAAAACAGTGTCAAATCTAACCTTCATTGGCTCTCTAGAGGATGATGGTAAATCTTTGACCTGCACTGCTCGGTTTATCACTGGGGAGACTTCAGACTCTGTAACACTTCATATAAAAA AATATGAAAAACCAATTGAAGAAACAGATCCACATGAAAGAGACA TGTTGAGCAATCTGGCTGCTGACGTTCCTTTCAGATTCACCGCCCTAACCCGCTCCTGTGTGGTGATTCCCTGCAGCTTCGAGCACCACGAGGTTCTGCCTATGACACGTGGGATCTGGTCCAAAAAAGCCGGGGGTGTTGTCTATCATAATGGCAAGAGCAATGTGCTTGACCATTTCAAGGATCGCACCAAACTATTAGGACATCTGCAGGAGGGAAACTGCTCACTAGAGATTGATGACATCAAGCCCTTTGACAATGGGCCCTTCTGTTTCCAtgcagagagaggaaacgaTGGATACAAATTCAacaacagctgtgtttttattgttatgaaaG CTTCCCCAGAAAAACCAGTGATGACCCCAGTCCCAGCAGAAGTCGATGCTGGCTCTACAATCACTGTCTCGTGTTCTGTAACGCACACATGTTCCTCACATCCTCCAGTGTTCTCATGGAGTGTCCATGAACTCACCACTGAGGTCACACACACCTGGACGCCGCAAGGCATCTGGGAGACAACTTCCACAATCACTTTcacagctgctggaggagacgGACCCCAAGACCTAACTTGCACTGCCATGTTCTGGCGTGGAAAGCAACAAGCCAGCACAGTTAAACTGAATGTGAAGG GATCCCTGATGTACCAGTTGAGAAGAAGTCTCCCAGTAGCTACTCCAGTCTCAATTCTAGTTCTGATTATTATCACCTTAGCTGCAGTGTTTGGAGTGGTCATCTATAGGAGAAG GAGGCATACTGATGATTCTATGAGACCACCTCCTCGACCAGAGAAAAG ATTTGACAGAAAAGGCTTTGCTGTTTGA